The Fusobacterium russii ATCC 25533 sequence AGATTGCATTGCCATCTCTTCTGAACGTATTTTTGCAGCTTTAATTAGGTTTCTATCTATCTTAATATTTGAACTTAGACCTCTTTTTCCCCTTTCATTATTTAATTTTTCTACAAAATATTTATTTAATTTAGCAATATCAACAAATTTTTCTATTTTCTTTAACTCTTCCTTGCTATATAAATTTTTCTTATCATTATGATAGTGATATTTTTCAACTGCTAATTTATATAATTTTTCCTCTTCTATATTATTTAATTCTTCAAAAGTTTCCGGTAACCATTTGTGTAAATCCACCATATATTTTTCTGAATATTCTTTTTTTATTTTCATAGAAAATGAATTATTATTGCTAAACAAAAAAATAGTAAATAAAAATATTGTAAATTTTTTTATTGAAAACATTTTTTACTCCTTAATTTCTTCTTCCCAGCTTTTTAAAATTTCTTTTGCTCTTTCTATAAGTCTTTCCAAAAGTTTAGTCTTATTTATATTTTCTGTACTATTTTTTCTTTTTATATCATTTTCTGAAAGTTCTCTTAATACTCTTTTTAAAGTTTCTTCAGGATTGCTATAGTATTCACTGCCGCGAATTCTTATAAATCTCCATCCAAGTCTTTCTAAAACTGCCTGTCTTTCCATATCTGCCTTAATTCCTTCTTTTCCATTGTTATATAAGTCACCATCGCATTCTATGGCTATTTTTTTATTTTCATACTTGACTACCATATCTATCCTATAAGAGCCTACTTTCCAATCTTGAACAACATCATATCCTTCTGCAATTAAGTGATTAGCTATAGCTGTTTCAAGTTCCGAGTCAATTTTTATTTGTTTTTTTAATGCCGGTTCTTTGAAATTTGAAGGATTCATAACATATTCAATTAAGTCTTTTCTCATATCACCTATTTTTAAATCCTTAGTAATGTCCAAAGAGTGAACTATCCATAGTTGATTTTTAGCACGGCTTGCAGCAACATTATATCTTTGTTTCATTGCTTTTCCTATACCTTCACCGGTTATTCTAAGTGGACTTTCTCCCTCATTATTATCTACAAGTGAAATAAAAATTATATCTCTTTCATCACCTTGAAAGTGAGAGGCATTTCCACATAGAATTTTTCTTTTTGCAAAATCTATGGGTTTTATTTTTTCTGTTGCCAATAAATTTATTTTATTAGCTTGTTCATCACCTAAAAGTGATATAGCACCAAAGCTCATATCCTTATACTCTTCAAAGTCCATACAGGCTAACATAAGAGCAACTATTGATTTTGCTTCCTTTTCATTTACCTTCTGCTTGTCATTCCTCACTCCATCTTCTAAGTAATAAGAAATTGTTGCAGGTTTAACAGGAACTGAGCTATCATCTCTCAAAGCTTTAATTTTATATTCATAAGATAATCTATTACTATAGCCTATAATATCCGGAACACACCTAAAATGCTCTCTTAGCATAAGTGAAGGGAAAGTAGTTTTAGCTATATCATATAGAGAAGATTTCATATCATAAAGATGTGCATTTGGAATAATTCCTTTGATAAACATATTTGATAAATTTGTCATTTTATCTACATCCAAACCGACTGCTGATGGACTGACCTGCTCATCATCTCCAACTATAATTATTTTTTTAGCAAGATATAGAATAGCAAGTGCTGAAATATCAGATTGACTTGCCTCATCAATGATAACTATATCAAATTTATTAGTTTTCGGATCTAGGCTTTCCAATGCTTTATTTACAGGCATTACCCAAGCTGGAACTGCTTTTTGACATTTTGCCATTAATTTCTTAGCTTCTTTTCTAAGTGCTGGAGCTGTTTTCCCCGTTCCTTTCCCAATTTTCTTTACTGTCAATTTCCAACCCTGTAATGCTTGTTTTTGTGTAATATCTTCTTCTATACGGTTAAATAATTGCAACCAGGCTAAATTTTCAACAAGTTTTCCCGTAGTTTTCCTAAGCTCTTTAGAAAGTTTCAGAGAAGTATATTGTAATTCTTCAAATGGCATAGCAGTTATTTCGTCTATAATAGCTGAAAATTGTTTCCACTTCCATGCATCAATTATATTTTTTGGTGGCTCTGTTTCTCCATGAATTCCTATACGATTTTTTATTAAATCTGCCCATTCAGGTGCAACATTTTTTATAGCAGATAGGATTCTGTATCTTTCACTTATATAATTATTTTTTGAGTATAGATTTAAAAGTTTTTCATAGCCTTCTCTGTATTTCTCAGTATCTCTCTCAATTAAGCTGTTCATTAGGTTTTTACATAAATTTGATATTTTAATCTGCTCTTCTGTAAAAGAGGCTTTACTTTGCTCATATTTATCTGTAAGATTAGCCAGTTTAGAATTCATATTCAATAAAATATCCAGATAACTTGGCAAATAGAAGTATATATTTTTAACTATCTCATTTATTTCGTCAAGAGAAGATGGAATTTTTTTATTTTCTATTATACTTTGGCTATCTAAACTAGCTAGTTCTATCAGATTTTGTACTTTAGGATAAATCTCATCATACCAATTTACACAGTTTTTTATTTTAGAAACATATTCCATTAAGTGTTGCTCAGGCTCTTCTCCAAAACTTTTAAAGCTTAAGCCTCCTTTTTTCTCAATAAGTTCATACCATAATCTGGAAATTTCATCACGTTTCATAGCAAGTTCAAGAAAGGCGATTACACTTTCACAATCTGCAACTGTTTCAATGGTATTTCCGTTAACTCTCACTTCCTCATAAATTTTTATCCATTCCTTTGGCTTAAATAAAGAAAAAGAATTGATTTTCTTCCCTTTTAATAAATGTTCTTTCATTTCTCTAAGACTTTGAAGGTTGTTGTTTGTTTTTTCAATATTTCCTTGAATAATTTTACCTATTAAATTTATTACATTTTCCCCTGAATACTTATATGTATCTTCTATCTTTTGAGCAAGCGAAAGCCAGATGGCTTTAAAACCTCCACCTTTCTTTCCATCTAAAACTGCATAAATAGACCATTCATCATTTTTATTATCCTTTATTTTTGTTTCTTCCAAATAAGTTTTTAAATTTTTAAGTGCTTCTTCCTCATATTTTTGACATAAATTTTTCTCTTTTATTTTTATTGCCTTATTTACATAGTCAATTTTTACATTTTTATCACTTAAATTATTTAAAATTTCCTTATTCCTGTCCAAAACCTTAGCTTCATCTTTTGCTAAAACTTCAAATTCTTCAGGACTTATAAGTAAATTGGGATTTGGAATCGAAGTTCCCAGCTCCTGCTCTTCATCCACACTTATAAGTTCGTTTGTTTTATACAGTAAAATTAAATCACTTTCTGATACAGGAAAAGCCTTACCTAAAGAAACTTTTCCAGGAATATAAGATAATGTTTCTCTATTCTCATACACAAATTTTGCAGCTTGTGAAGGATTAAAATTCTCATTTTCAAAAGTAATGCTTTCAAATTCTTTATATTTTATTGAGAAAATTTCTTTTCTGGCATTTGAAAGCTCAGCTATAATTTCCTCCCTTTTATTTTCCAATTCTTCTATATTTTTTTCTAACTCTATTCTTGAATGTGAAGAAATATATTCTGTAATTCCGTCAATAGATTTTTCCATATCCTTGCTATTGTCATCCAAAACAGAAACACATAGATGTTGAAGTTCCGGACTAAGTTTTTCTTTTACAACTGATAAAGCTTTCTTTGTATGGCTTGTTACCAATATATTTTTACCCTGTGCTAAAAAATGACCCATCAAATTTGCTATTGTATGTGTTTTACCAGTTCCTGGAGGTCCTTGTACTAGAACAGCATTGTAATCTTCAATTCTTCTTGCTATCTCTAACTGTTCTCTGTTTGCCTCCTTGGAAAGTAATATTTTTCTATCTTCCCCACTAATGTTTGATAAACTCTCACTTATATCTTGACCTTCCTTCATTTCATTATATTGAGGAACATTTTCTCCAATTAAATTCAGAAGTGGTCCTGCCACTTTACCAGTTTCTTCAATTTGACCTATTATTTCTTCTATTGCTTTAACAACTCCACTTGTTCTCTTTCTTATAAAAAAAACAGGATTATTATAGATGACAAGTCTGTCATCTGTTTTTATTTTTTCGTTTATATCTTCTACATATTTACTTTTTGAATCCAGGCTATGAACCAAAGTTTTTAAAAACTTTGCTGTTTCATTTCTATCCAGAGGATGATAAAAATTTTCTAAAAGTTCTTCTTTTAAACCTTTAATAACTGAGTGATTTATAAAATTTATTCCCTGTAATAACATAGTATAAATTTCAGGTTCTGAGTCCGTATCAACTATTTTAATTATATTATTTAAAGCATCAAATTCCATAGCTACTTTTTTTAGTAAAATTGGATGATATACTTTTTTTTCATTTGGCATTTCCGCTTCCAGAATTCCTTGTCCAATCATAAGTTCTATAACTTCCGAATCACGCTCCAAATCAATATATTTTAAATATAAATCATTAAAAAGTTTTCTTGTAGCCTCAATTATTTTCTGTCTTTCCTGCCACTCACTTCTCTCAAGTTCAAATTTTTTAAAAGCTTCCACTCTGCTTTTTTTATCTTCAAATTTTTCAAATTCCTTTGAATTTTCTTCTGTTTCTTCAATATCTTCCGGCTTTTTTTCAATTCTTTTTAATTCTTGCTTAAAATCATCCCAACCATCATATACCCAATCTTCTAAAGATTTTGGTAATACAGGAATTTTTTCAAACTCAGGTTTTTTAACTTCCAATAACACAATCTTATCAGAACTTTCTTCCACTATTTCCTCATTAAGTCTATCCATATAGTTCAAATTTATATTCTCTTTATCTCCGTGAATATTGGAAATAAATTTTATCCATTCCTGTTTATTTATATCAGTTACAACCGGATATTTTTGTGCATATAATTCCATTATGTATTTAAAAAGGCTGATAGCTTTTTCTTTATTTTCCATTTTTCCTCCTTGAGAAAATTTTTATTTTTAAGTTATTTTATCATATATTTTTGATTTCATTCAAGAATATTAATGTGTGTTAATCTTTAACAAAAAAATAGTTCCAGATTTTGTTTCTCTGGAACTACATAAAAATTTATTTAATTTTTTTCATCAACATCATTTGATACAAAACCTCAAAAAACTGATAATTTATCCTTTTAAATCTAATTAATTAAATACTCCAATTTTTCAAGTATTTTTTCTTTTTCACCACTTCCGTTTGTCTTAAACCTTAATAATGGAATTTCATATAATTCTAATATATGATCTTTTAAAAGATCACGTTTTTCTTGTATAGTATTTTTTTTATGATACTCATAACCATCAACTTCAATTGCTAATACAGGTCTTTTTCCTATTTTGTTATATATCAAAAAATCTAAGTGTGTTGCTGGATTATTAACATATTTACATTCCTTTTCACTTAATAATGTAAAATCCTTAATTAAGATATTCAATGGATAATAACATACAACATCTAAATTTAAATACTTATCATCGGATATAATTTCAATTATTAGCGAATACATTAGATTTTCTGAATCATATTTCGATACCTTTTTGTATTTTTTTAAGTATAGAATTCTCTCTTCAGTATATTGCTTATAAAGATAATCAAAAATTGAGT is a genomic window containing:
- a CDS encoding CAP domain-containing protein; its protein translation is MKIKKEYSEKYMVDLHKWLPETFEELNNIEEEKLYKLAVEKYHYHNDKKNLYSKEELKKIEKFVDIAKLNKYFVEKLNNERGKRGLSSNIKIDRNLIKAAKIRSEEMAMQSKISHKRPNNEDFWSVIEEVDSSLSDRSSFENALGISIASEAQMLSEKYMAEQFFDSWKESPAHWDAMMNPEIKSIAINFSFGFSRDKNFLSHINYGILLGIK
- a CDS encoding AAA domain-containing protein, with amino-acid sequence MENKEKAISLFKYIMELYAQKYPVVTDINKQEWIKFISNIHGDKENINLNYMDRLNEEIVEESSDKIVLLEVKKPEFEKIPVLPKSLEDWVYDGWDDFKQELKRIEKKPEDIEETEENSKEFEKFEDKKSRVEAFKKFELERSEWQERQKIIEATRKLFNDLYLKYIDLERDSEVIELMIGQGILEAEMPNEKKVYHPILLKKVAMEFDALNNIIKIVDTDSEPEIYTMLLQGINFINHSVIKGLKEELLENFYHPLDRNETAKFLKTLVHSLDSKSKYVEDINEKIKTDDRLVIYNNPVFFIRKRTSGVVKAIEEIIGQIEETGKVAGPLLNLIGENVPQYNEMKEGQDISESLSNISGEDRKILLSKEANREQLEIARRIEDYNAVLVQGPPGTGKTHTIANLMGHFLAQGKNILVTSHTKKALSVVKEKLSPELQHLCVSVLDDNSKDMEKSIDGITEYISSHSRIELEKNIEELENKREEIIAELSNARKEIFSIKYKEFESITFENENFNPSQAAKFVYENRETLSYIPGKVSLGKAFPVSESDLILLYKTNELISVDEEQELGTSIPNPNLLISPEEFEVLAKDEAKVLDRNKEILNNLSDKNVKIDYVNKAIKIKEKNLCQKYEEEALKNLKTYLEETKIKDNKNDEWSIYAVLDGKKGGGFKAIWLSLAQKIEDTYKYSGENVINLIGKIIQGNIEKTNNNLQSLREMKEHLLKGKKINSFSLFKPKEWIKIYEEVRVNGNTIETVADCESVIAFLELAMKRDEISRLWYELIEKKGGLSFKSFGEEPEQHLMEYVSKIKNCVNWYDEIYPKVQNLIELASLDSQSIIENKKIPSSLDEINEIVKNIYFYLPSYLDILLNMNSKLANLTDKYEQSKASFTEEQIKISNLCKNLMNSLIERDTEKYREGYEKLLNLYSKNNYISERYRILSAIKNVAPEWADLIKNRIGIHGETEPPKNIIDAWKWKQFSAIIDEITAMPFEELQYTSLKLSKELRKTTGKLVENLAWLQLFNRIEEDITQKQALQGWKLTVKKIGKGTGKTAPALRKEAKKLMAKCQKAVPAWVMPVNKALESLDPKTNKFDIVIIDEASQSDISALAILYLAKKIIIVGDDEQVSPSAVGLDVDKMTNLSNMFIKGIIPNAHLYDMKSSLYDIAKTTFPSLMLREHFRCVPDIIGYSNRLSYEYKIKALRDDSSVPVKPATISYYLEDGVRNDKQKVNEKEAKSIVALMLACMDFEEYKDMSFGAISLLGDEQANKINLLATEKIKPIDFAKRKILCGNASHFQGDERDIIFISLVDNNEGESPLRITGEGIGKAMKQRYNVAASRAKNQLWIVHSLDITKDLKIGDMRKDLIEYVMNPSNFKEPALKKQIKIDSELETAIANHLIAEGYDVVQDWKVGSYRIDMVVKYENKKIAIECDGDLYNNGKEGIKADMERQAVLERLGWRFIRIRGSEYYSNPEETLKRVLRELSENDIKRKNSTENINKTKLLERLIERAKEILKSWEEEIKE